Part of the Cyprinus carpio isolate SPL01 chromosome A12, ASM1834038v1, whole genome shotgun sequence genome, ggttgaaggaaaaaaaaagtgaatggcctaatcagagcccagacttaaaccccattgaaaaacTGTGGAATGatttgaagactgcagtccaaaAACACACCATCAGTGTTCTCAGTTACAGAACtcgagcagttctgcaaagaagagtgggcaaatatgtCGTAATTagagcaaaaggtggttcaacaaaatactgacacaaggggatgatcctttttccaactcagtcatcctgtttgttttttcccctaacatattggtgttatatctttcacttggatgttacaagtttcactgagtaaatacagctggataaaacaaaactgtgtccgtcttcatttcaggctgcaaagcaataaaatatgattattttaaaggggggtcaTTCTTTTTTATACCCACTGTAAAGCAAATCAAATTgcagaatttaaatgaatttctttCAGAAAGGCCTTTTCATAAACtacacatttttaatgaacaatggATGGctgtaaaaatatacagttacaCTTCCTGTTACTTGCTCCGTTCATAATGTAAAATCAAGGATAATAACAGCAAGAGGAAATCAGAAACACGAATACTGGCAAGCAGGAGCCAagcataaaagaaaataacattacataagtgtaaacaaatgaaatttactagcaattacaGTATAAATTATCAACAAAAGATGAGCCAGACAGTTGACCTCTGAACTGGTCTATATtctataatatgaataaaaatttacATAACAGAGTTATAATATATTGCAAAGGGCAATTTGGTCATCCAGCTCTACACTACTCATGAAAAGTAATGTTTCTCATCTTAAgcatgtgaaattatttttgaattacaAAACATGCTTTTGTATGAATATctttacaacattatttttttccatttaaatttacttccatttgtgttattttatggttttggtgactttactattattctaaaatgtgtaaaacaatCATAAcggaaattaataaaatgtgtccaaactttgAACCAGTAATGTTCATCTGCATTTTTGCTAACAATGTAAGATAGAGAGGAGACCTTACCTTGACAAATACTGACTACCTTGCCTGAAATGGAAATGTATGGTTCAAGGATGTGACGAGTTTTTATATGGGAGCAACAGACTCTTCATACTGGGTTAAAGGCACCAGCCTGACAGCCAGCAGTAGGAGAAGACCAGTGATCACCTCCAGTAGAAAGGAGATCCAGGCCATACCCATAGACCAGCCGAATGATGTGTGCACTTGAGCCATTTGCTCATGGCCCATCCGCCTTTCAGTTTCTTCCAGAGCCTTCTGAGAGTACCTGATGTACAGACTCACCCCAGAGAGAGTGAGAAGACCTGAGAAAACACATGCACAAGCACGcatgaatgcacacacacaaataaaaccaattaaGCATCATTTAGACTACACCTTGTTGTTCTGTCGGAGGTTTCACTACATTCTTCACTCTGTGGTGTGCTGTAGatagatggattaaaaaaaataaaaattacatatttagatGTGGGcttaaaaaagtagttttaaatcAGCAGATCTAACTTGACCTTAAAATCTAGTCGCTTTTATTATGCTTGGCAATTTCTTTTAATCAATGACATGTACTTGATAGAACATTTGATGCGTGTGGGCTGTGGTGGTTTTAATGTCTTCAATGCCACAGTcatatcagtaacactttacaaaaaaaggtacATGAATAATCATGTACTAATGcctaaattaatacttaattcatCATATACAATGATTTTAAAAGGTGTTAACTAATCATGAACTAGTGAAGAGCTATCCTTGTACAACTGGAGTCAAATGGATTCAGGCATGAATAATGGCAGCCTTAATGCTACTACattcatatattattaaatgtcacccaagatgttgatgagtttgctTCAACATTGGAACAGATataaagaaatttagcattacatcacttgcttaccaatggcttttcgcttcacaaaacattaattctgacggcacccattcactgcacaggatccattggggagcaagatgcaatgctaaatttctccaaatctgttctgacgaAGCAACAAACTCGTTTACATCTTGGattgcttgagggtgagtacattttcagcaaattttcatttttaggtgaactagtcTTTTAAGTATGACATAACTCTCCAAACACTTTCTGTGAACAAACAGACTGCTTTGCTTTACTGATTCAGGTCTTAAACAGTAAGCTTTTGCTTCAGTTGTAAATGCCTATAACAGTTTTTGCAACTGTGCAAAATTGCCTGGATCCAGTGATCTTATTCCAATTTATTCAAGCtcatattttactgttaaatctCCCAACTTGATTTTTGCATTATCTaaaggatttattttaataaacccaTATTTTAAGATACCAAAAACTATTTGCCTTTTTCTGTAATCAACTGAACCAGAACTGAATACAAAAACATTCTAGATGTGCAGAGCATGTCTCCCTAAACACTGCTCAGTGCAGAGAGCCATTAACACACTTGACTAGTCTATGGCATCCGCTCTCAGAATTAAGAGAAGCATTAGCATCAGCGATGTAAACAGGAAGGAAGTCAAACTAGCTTCCTGTGGCACCCTGGTGCGTCTGATGATTCCAAGACGTGAGCCATTATTACCAAATCTTCATTAAAACAGAATGTGCTGATGTGGATAAACAGCAGCAGAAATCACATCTAATTAAACTGACAAAATGAGAATGGATTTCCACATCAGCCATAATATGCACATAAAATGAGAGCCAATAAACAGAGAGTGTAACAGTTTCTAATTAGTATGGCTGAGAGTCTAGACAGGAACAAACTGACTTGTTTCTGATCTTACATTTGCCGGTTCATTTAGAACAAACAGTCTGTACTACCCAGGAACTACTGATTATTTTTATACAGCACTGTGTATATATCACAAATCACAGTATGATGAATGGATGCACTgattttcttaaaggaataattcaaccataaattaacatttgctgaagatttacttcattgaaacagatttggaggaattgagcattacatcacttgctcaccagtggatcctctgcaatgaatggtaCAGCATCAAGATGGCAGTTCAAACATTTAACAATCAACATCCTCTGAAATGAAATGCATGTTTCTTATAAATACATCTTATAAATCAATGATGGActtattacaaacaaacagcttttcacttcacaagacattaattgttgaactggagtcgtgtggaagtttgtggattattgtgatgtttttaatcagctgtttggactctcattctgacgacacccattcactgcagaggatccactggtaagcAAGTGATTTAGCAAGAGCTAAATTTCCCAAAATCTGTCTgatgaagaaaccaactcatctacatcttggatggcctgcatgtaagttaattttcatttttggatgaactgttacTTTAAAAGCGTCATCTTAAGAGAGGAAGACTATTAACGTTTTTTCACTTATGTCAAAATATTCcttcaaaattgcatttttattttgctatacatTCTTATTAACAATCCAACAAATAAAGACAATGTAAGTAACAAGACGGATTCCTAAATTGTACCCTCTCATTTATATTCCAAGCTTCACTGTGTTAAACACTTGCCGTGCGGTCCTTATTACCACGGTGATAAATGCTAGGGTTCATTGGCTGGCTCCTTTAAGGAAACCTTTATTCAAGTCATATGTCTTCAGGCTACAAAGTGAGAGGACACTCTCAGATACAGGCTTTGAAATGCTGTTTGGTGTCAGGGTAAAGCCAGCAATGTCTCAACAATGCGTGTATGTTTGAAGATCAAAGCAAAATTGTCTTGCCGGTAATACTTAAGTTGCTTTGGGATTTCTTGCAGGGGTCTCAGGAAATGAGCTCTGGTTGTACCCAGCATggattattagtttattttattttcttttgctcaTGCATGCATTCAGTGAAGAACAAAAGCAATAATATCACATTTCAATTGAGAGACTGATGCATGATCAGAATTACTGTGGGCTCTATCATTCCTAACATAAATCTACCCAGATATTATTCTTTCCCTTTCACCTTAAGATTGCCCATTTCAATCATAGAAATAGCTGGGGGAACGTTCTCTATTATCCTATCAGTTTCATGAGAGGAAAACAATGAACTGCAATAACTTCAGTCCCATAAGACTCTGACATTACAATAACACTAGGTGAGTAATGCCTTCAGCCTTCCGGTTTCTGAATGTCATTCAGAGAACTGCAGAGCCAACGGTTTGAACTTGAACTTTGTGTATCCATGTTGTACCTCATCAGTCTGCAGACACAAGTTTAATTGGCCTAAGATTATTTTAGCAGGCAGCATATAAACCGAGtcactttaattttataaaagtagATGCTTACTGAGTTAACCAGCATTCAGTGGGTCAGACTTACTGCACAGGAGGAAATATGAAGCGGATCCGATCAGGAGTGTCCGGCTTCTTGCTAGGGAACTGACGAGACCACAGATACCTCCAAACACCAGCATCACCAGACTCAAGGGCAGTAAGATGGCAATCACGCTATGCATGACTGAATGAAGTAAATCACAGCTGTTAAGCCACTCAGAAATGGTGTATAAAGCACCAACCATGCTAACGTACAAAATTATGGCTCAGTGATACATTTATAGCCAGATATTTCATGATAGAACATTGCAGTACAATAAGCAGTTTTTAGAGGGAGTTAAGGTTGTTGTGTTTCTGAAAAGGGTTTACAATGCTTACTTTCCATCTGcctttctgattctgaatatcCAGTGTCCTCTGTATGACTTTGGACATCTACAGTcagaaaaacacaaagcaaatcAACAGGGTgcaaaaaatatctgccaaaatattaattttgtctgTTAATATAGGCTGTTTAACAGCGTTTTCAAACAACGTTTTAGTGCCCACAAcagttggacaaaaaaaaattctacatagcGCTACATTTCTGCGTAGAATTAACAGAATTTGATTTTGCTTGAGGACGTAACCATAGCAACATCTGCTCTATCGCTGTTTATAACATCTtgtataggcaaaaaaaaaacacataacaacaaaatttatatcaattaaactgaaataaaaaaaaaaaaaaaaaaaaataaaaaaaaaattatcacactcaaaaaaacattcgcaaaaagacattttgaagacgAATCTTAAATGCGCCAAGATAGTTACAAAAATTAAGACATGGAcatcaattcatttttaaatgctcAGTTTTTAAACTAATTATTGGGCTATGTTGTATTGTGTGTGCAGTCTCtatcaaatcatttatttttatacaactaTTCCAGGCAAAGTCCTGGAAATCCAATGATTAAATGAACTGCACGCACAAGTTAAAGCCcaagatattaaaaaatgaacctattaaaaataataatcgtACTATGATCAAAGGCAACAGCTCCACACGGTAAAGACATGAGAATGAAAATGAAGGTCGACATACCATCTGTTACTCCCCAAAGTCCAGAGTTAGTGCGCGCCGGGTCAGTGTGGTTCGCGCGCTTGTCCTCGATGATGTACCAGTATTCAGTTCCAATGGCGAGCGCTAAAGAGCTGAAACTGAGGACACCCGTTAAACCCCCGCCGACGACCACGAAACCGTATGTAATTTCCATGTCGGTCAGAATATATGCGATTCCGAGTCAGGACACCCCAAAACCTACGCTGAAAACCATACCATTTGTCTCTGCGACGCGATCAGATTCCTAACTTGTGTTCCAGGAGCTCATGGAATAAAAAACGCGCTGCCCAACAGCTGGAATAAGTGATGTTGATTGTCCATCCAAGATGCCGACAGCATAAGATGACATGCAAGGTGTTATTACTAGAAAAGTTGTGTGGTGTTAAAAGCTGGGTTGCATGAACATTTATTCCTCACCGGTGTGTGCAGTCCGTGTCCAACTAACACGGAGCGCTAGATTGCGCGTAACTGGTACAGAGGAAACATGACGTACAGTTCATAACCAACACCCTTCATGACATTATCAAACCATCcttttcataatcataaaacaaaaatacctaTGAAATATACAACAAATGCACACAAGTATGTACTTATTAACAAGTCTTTCCACGCTTAATTCctaagatttttaaaagaaataagtcTTCACTATAAGAGCAATTACTACCGACTTCTCCTGACCTGAAAATTTTCTGACATTTCCAGTTTTTCCGATTCCCAAGAGAGAAAACTCGTTACagatacaggatttttttttatttcagtttttatactgaacagacaaacaaacaaaaagacttaAAGAACAAGAAATAAGGCTGAAAAATGTCcctaaaacaaacatacagcgttCCATgac contains:
- the LOC109066310 gene encoding transmembrane protein 235-like, which translates into the protein MEITYGFVVVGGGLTGVLSFSSLALAIGTEYWYIIEDKRANHTDPARTNSGLWGVTDDVQSHTEDTGYSESERQMEIMHSVIAILLPLSLVMLVFGGICGLVSSLARSRTLLIGSASYFLLCSLLTLSGVSLYIRYSQKALEETERRMGHEQMAQVHTSFGWSMGMAWISFLLEVITGLLLLLAVRLVPLTQYEESVAPI